From the Brachyspira intermedia PWS/A genome, the window GAGATTTCCAAATAATGATGAAGTTATTAATAAATTAAAAGAAAAAGATATATATAACGCTATGAATACAAAAAGAAAAATGTATTTATTCAATAGATTAGAAATGGGACTTGGTAAAACAGTTATTGATTTTTCAAAAACTGATTTTGAAATAGAACATATATTTCCTCAAAATCCTGTAAAAGAATGGAAATATAATTTAACAGATGAAGAATATAAAACAATGCAAAGTAAACTACATACAATATCTAATTTAACAATATCTGCAAATAACAAAGAACTTTCAAATAAAACTTTTTTAGATAAAAAAATATGAATGTAGATAATAAAGAACAAGGTTATAAATACAGTCATCTTTGGCTTAATGAATATTTAAAAACTATAGATGAATGGGATACTAAAAGAATAGAAGAGCGTTTTAATATTTTAAGTGAAAGATTTATAAATACATGGAAATATCCTAATATTGTTGTTAATCAAATTAGCAACAATACTAATGAAGAAATAAATATATTTGATGCTGGAGATCCGACAGGTAAGAAATTAGATTATATAATATTTAATGGAGAGAAAATTGATAAAGTCGTAGATGTTTCAAAATTATTTTCTTTTGTATTAAGATATTATTATAATCAGGATAAAGAAGCATTCTTTACAGAAGAAATGCAAAGTTTAATTCAAATTACAAAAAATAAAGATGAACTTAGAACAGAATATCCAATAGATATAGATGATATATATTTTGCCGAAAATAATTACAGCAGTGAAAGAAAATTTTATTTAATTAAATATTTGATAGAAAAATTTGACATGGAAGATGAATTATATATTAAATACAAAGATTAATTTAAAGTGAGCCGAAACCAGCAAATAAATTTATTTATTTGCTTATTATAGGTTGAGGCGAATATAACAATAATAAAAAATGAAATGGGGTACTCCTGATATAGTAGCCGTTACTTTTAAAGATTATATTAATAAATCAGTTTTAAAATTATTTAATCATATAAATTTACCCACTACAGAGCTTTATGCTTATGAATTAAAATTAAAACTTACACTTGGAAGTTTGACAGAATATTATTTTCAGGCATTATCAAATTCTGGTTGGGCTAATGAGGCTTGGCTCGTTGCTATGGAAATAGATGAAAATAATTATGATGAGTTAATGGAAGAAATAAAAAGATTAAATCAATCTTTCGGAGTAGGTGTAATTAAATTAGATTATAACAATCCTGAAGATTCTGAGATATTATTTTCAGCCAAAAAAAGAAATTATTTAGATATAGATACTATGCATAAACTTTGCTATAACAGACAGTTTCAAGATTTTATTAATGATGTTAATGAAATATTAGAAGCTAAAGATAAATCTAAAAATCATATAATATCAAGTTTGATAAATAGCGGAAGATTTAATAATCCTAATTAATAAAATAAAATGTATTGATAATATTATTTTAAATTAGTATTCTAATTGCTTGTATATAATCAGAAAAAATATATAATTGATAAAAAAGAAAAATCAAGATAATAAAAATGTTAGAGGAATAGATAAATTTAAATGAAAAAATGGATTTACATAACATTCTTATTAATAAGTATTTTATTTTTAATATTAAATATTTTGGGTAGAATAACTAGAGTTGGTTATTTATCTGATTTTCAATTAGATATACAAAAAACATTAGAATTAAATAATATTAAAGATGTTGAAGATGTAGAAAGTATATATACAAATAAGAATATCAAAATATATTTTTATAATTATAAGTTAAAATATTATAATAACATATTTAAAAATAATGATATTTATGATGTTTATTTATATACAAATGAAGTTTTAAGTAAAAATAATTTTTTAAAAGAAATAAATACTGAAAATAATGGAAGTACTTTTGGAAGCTTTATTAGTTATGAAATAATTAATTCAAAAAGTATAGATAATATACCATATA encodes:
- a CDS encoding DUF1524 domain-containing protein → MNVDNKEQGYKYSHLWLNEYLKTIDEWDTKRIEERFNILSERFINTWKYPNIVVNQISNNTNEEINIFDAGDPTGKKLDYIIFNGEKIDKVVDVSKLFSFVLRYYYNQDKEAFFTEEMQSLIQITKNKDELRTEYPIDIDDIYFAENNYSSERKFYLIKYLIEKFDMEDELYIKYKD